One window of Chamaesiphon minutus PCC 6605 genomic DNA carries:
- a CDS encoding cytochrome b N-terminal domain-containing protein yields MIKNTTVRLQQLATIIAVSILSLVLTAAISGLLLAFYYEPSAGAAYNSLKQIDTRINFGWLILTVHHLAGNGFLILALIQIIVMFFGEQFRPAWIVAWVSGILLTLNAVGLGWTSMILDWSQQGFWRFKIELGTISAIPLIGPTLSTILTGGEAISTETIVHLYTLHSYVLSIVAIGLSIFHLAGLSVQEQEIETEIAPELDPPA; encoded by the coding sequence ATGATAAAAAATACTACAGTAAGGCTGCAACAACTAGCGACCATCATCGCCGTGTCCATTCTCTCGCTCGTACTTACTGCGGCGATTTCTGGCTTGTTACTGGCGTTTTACTACGAGCCGAGTGCGGGTGCTGCTTATAATTCACTCAAACAGATCGATACCCGAATCAATTTTGGCTGGTTGATCCTGACGGTGCATCACTTAGCCGGAAATGGCTTTTTGATTTTGGCATTGATTCAAATCATCGTGATGTTTTTTGGCGAGCAATTTCGTCCGGCGTGGATCGTCGCTTGGGTGAGTGGAATTTTATTAACGCTCAATGCTGTGGGTTTGGGGTGGACATCAATGATTCTCGATTGGTCGCAGCAGGGCTTCTGGCGGTTTAAAATCGAGCTAGGGACGATCTCCGCTATCCCTCTGATCGGCCCGACTCTGAGCACCATTCTGACTGGCGGCGAGGCGATCTCTACCGAAACAATCGTTCACCTTTATACTTTACACAGTTACGTTTTGTCGATCGTCGCGATCGGGTTATCGATTTTCCATCTCGCTGGATTATCGGTTCAAGAGCAAGAAATCGAGACAGAGATCGCCCCCGAACTCGATCCACCAGCCTAG
- a CDS encoding glycosyltransferase, which translates to MAIDYAPYSQLFARAAAIVHQGGIGTTAQGLRSGRPTLIMPYSHDQPDNAARAERLGGSRTIARENYTIDRAVKELSALLANPSYAAKAAEVGRIVSAEDGVSLAYEAILSRLGRARVRPSLQS; encoded by the coding sequence ATGGCGATCGATTATGCCCCATATTCCCAACTCTTTGCGCGTGCGGCAGCGATCGTCCATCAAGGCGGCATCGGTACGACGGCGCAGGGATTGCGATCGGGTCGTCCGACGTTAATTATGCCTTACAGCCACGACCAACCGGATAATGCCGCTCGCGCCGAACGACTGGGAGGATCGCGGACGATTGCCCGCGAAAACTACACTATCGATCGTGCTGTCAAAGAATTGAGTGCATTGCTCGCCAATCCCAGCTATGCAGCTAAAGCCGCAGAAGTCGGTCGCATTGTCAGTGCCGAGGATGGTGTAAGTCTGGCTTATGAGGCGATTTTGTCCAGACTGGGTCGAGCCAGAGTTCGACCCAGTCTACAGAGCTAA
- the petD gene encoding cytochrome b6-f complex subunit IV, with translation MTQLDRQPTDKTDRSQTPVTVPKRTSRHRWAWLNNFLYLFPTVGLGTVALCIGLAVLNPVAMNDPADPFATPEHLLPEWYLLPVYQLVRLIPYKIVGIVTMVAFATGLLLLPIIENLVRFDPRLRRGVSIAIFSFSTIVTLWLGFGARLPIEDTFSLGLF, from the coding sequence ATGACCCAACTCGATCGACAACCTACCGATAAGACCGATCGCTCGCAGACTCCCGTTACCGTACCAAAACGCACAAGTCGCCATCGGTGGGCGTGGCTGAACAATTTCTTGTATCTGTTTCCGACAGTAGGATTGGGTACCGTCGCGCTGTGTATTGGTTTAGCCGTGCTAAATCCAGTTGCCATGAACGATCCGGCCGATCCATTTGCGACACCCGAACATCTACTCCCCGAGTGGTATCTGCTCCCCGTATATCAGCTCGTGCGGCTGATACCCTACAAGATCGTGGGGATCGTGACGATGGTGGCATTTGCGACGGGATTGTTACTGTTACCCATCATTGAAAACCTCGTGCGGTTCGATCCGCGCTTGCGGCGGGGGGTATCGATCGCGATTTTCTCATTTAGTACGATCGTGACGCTGTGGCTGGGCTTTGGGGCGCGGTTGCCGATCGAAGATACGTTTTCACTAGGTCTGTTTTAG
- a CDS encoding amidase gives MSDLVFLPAHQLAQMIRDRQVSAVEVVDAYLAQIAKYNSKLNAICTSDEHTARSKAQQADAALAHGENWGALHGVPITVKDVFATAGLRTTAGSVSLKDYVPQQDATAVARLRSAGAIVLGKTNIGDLAGGYQGLNDVFPRVNNPWNLEYTPGGTSSGGAAAIAAGLAPIDLCSDLGGSIRQPAHFCGIYGFKPTDRLVPTTGHIPEVPGAPRCLRQMLTVGTLARSIEDLSLCLQIIAGADRFQPDIPPVSLGHVIAKPLENLRIAWVDEWANYPVATEIKSAMRSVATKLTGAGVAVEEWVPDFDFLAAWQTYYELVTYNLVYARSLTMADIRQNLAFLWREATQGDREFRKLGNLAKIGVPISLNPTLKGYFETLTQRDRFTTQMDEALSQWDVWLCPVAMTPAFTHRDRGAAIQVDDRHVPYSMASGAYVVPFNLTGHPVVVIPIPRSGGYANGQTQSGLPIGMQIVGKRWQDLDLLEIARELDRIVGNFQQPAGYRGDRD, from the coding sequence ATGAGTGACTTAGTTTTTTTGCCCGCTCATCAATTGGCGCAGATGATTCGCGATCGCCAAGTTTCGGCGGTAGAAGTTGTGGATGCGTATCTGGCTCAAATTGCCAAATACAACTCGAAGCTGAACGCGATTTGCACCTCGGACGAACACACGGCTCGCAGCAAAGCGCAGCAAGCAGATGCAGCATTAGCTCACGGCGAAAATTGGGGTGCGTTACATGGCGTACCGATTACCGTCAAAGATGTATTTGCAACGGCGGGACTGCGAACGACAGCAGGATCGGTGTCTCTAAAAGACTATGTTCCCCAACAGGATGCCACCGCAGTCGCTCGGCTGCGATCGGCAGGCGCGATCGTGCTTGGCAAAACCAATATCGGCGATCTAGCAGGCGGTTATCAGGGACTAAATGATGTTTTTCCTCGCGTAAATAACCCGTGGAATCTGGAGTACACGCCAGGGGGAACTTCTAGTGGCGGTGCGGCGGCGATCGCGGCGGGACTTGCACCGATCGATCTGTGTTCCGATTTGGGTGGCTCGATCCGTCAACCCGCTCATTTCTGCGGTATTTATGGCTTCAAACCAACCGATCGGCTCGTGCCGACGACGGGGCATATTCCCGAAGTTCCAGGCGCGCCGCGTTGTCTGCGGCAAATGCTGACGGTGGGTACACTAGCGCGATCGATCGAGGATTTAAGTCTGTGTCTGCAAATCATCGCGGGTGCCGATCGATTTCAACCTGACATTCCACCCGTTTCACTGGGGCATGTAATCGCTAAACCACTGGAGAATCTGAGAATTGCCTGGGTAGATGAATGGGCAAACTATCCCGTGGCTACCGAGATTAAATCTGCCATGCGATCGGTTGCCACCAAGCTGACAGGAGCGGGTGTTGCCGTCGAAGAGTGGGTACCCGATTTTGATTTTCTGGCGGCATGGCAAACTTATTACGAGCTAGTCACCTACAATCTCGTCTACGCTCGATCGCTAACTATGGCCGATATTCGCCAGAATTTGGCTTTTTTATGGCGGGAGGCTACTCAAGGCGATCGCGAATTTCGCAAACTGGGTAATCTGGCTAAGATTGGAGTGCCGATTTCCCTCAATCCGACGCTCAAAGGCTATTTTGAAACGCTAACACAGCGCGATCGTTTTACCACCCAGATGGATGAAGCGTTGAGCCAATGGGATGTCTGGCTGTGTCCGGTAGCGATGACACCAGCATTTACCCATCGCGATCGCGGTGCGGCGATTCAGGTTGACGATCGCCATGTCCCCTATTCGATGGCTTCGGGGGCTTATGTAGTGCCATTTAACCTGACTGGGCATCCGGTAGTTGTCATCCCCATTCCGCGAAGCGGAGGCTACGCCAACGGTCAAACTCAGAGTGGATTGCCGATCGGAATGCAGATCGTGGGGAAACGCTGGCAGGATCTAGATTTATTGGAGATCGCGCGGGAACTCGATCGAATAGTTGGCAATTTTCAGCAGCCAGCAGGTTACCGAGGGGATAGGGATTAG
- a CDS encoding glycosyltransferase, whose product MSRILLTTLGSLGDLHPYIALGLGLRDRGHEIVFVTIKDYQAAIEAVGFEFQPLGEDFMNVDDPEMVAKMMDRHQKICHQS is encoded by the coding sequence ATGAGTCGAATTTTGTTGACGACCTTGGGTTCGCTGGGCGATCTCCATCCCTATATTGCACTGGGGTTAGGATTGCGAGATCGGGGTCACGAGATTGTATTTGTGACGATTAAAGACTATCAAGCCGCGATCGAAGCAGTGGGATTTGAATTTCAGCCGCTGGGGGAAGATTTCATGAACGTTGACGATCCGGAAATGGTGGCCAAGATGATGGATCGCCACCAGAAAATCTGCCACCAGAGTTAA
- a CDS encoding adenosine kinase, producing MTRYDVYGLGNALLDVECEVEPEVLVELGIDKGVMTLLDEASQNKILARLGNAASKRTCGGSGANTIVAVSQFGGKAFYSCKVAKDEPGEYYLQDLLASGVDTNLKVHPPEPGITGKCLVFVTPDADRSMNTFLGISSSLSEVELVPEAIANSAYTYIEGYLVTGETSKQAAITAREMAVAAGRKVALTLSDQNMAKFFKQGLLDMLGPGVDLLFANDSEAFEMAGTQDLATAIEYLKTISKTFALTLGAKGSVIFDGQTLLEIAPFPVKAIDTVGAGDMYAGGVLYGITNGMDWVAAGRLGSRASAQLVTILGARMETANLQALLKEVKGI from the coding sequence ATGACACGCTACGATGTATACGGACTAGGTAACGCGCTGCTCGATGTCGAATGTGAAGTCGAGCCAGAAGTACTGGTAGAACTAGGCATCGACAAAGGTGTGATGACACTACTCGATGAAGCCAGTCAGAACAAAATTCTCGCTCGGCTGGGAAATGCGGCTAGCAAGCGAACGTGCGGTGGTTCTGGCGCAAATACGATCGTAGCTGTGAGTCAATTTGGCGGTAAGGCATTTTATTCTTGTAAGGTTGCCAAAGACGAACCAGGCGAATACTATCTCCAAGACTTATTAGCATCTGGCGTCGATACCAATCTCAAAGTTCACCCGCCCGAACCCGGAATTACGGGTAAATGCCTGGTATTTGTTACTCCCGACGCCGATCGATCGATGAATACTTTCTTAGGTATTTCTTCTAGTTTATCTGAAGTCGAATTAGTTCCAGAGGCGATCGCCAACTCTGCTTATACTTATATCGAAGGTTATTTAGTCACTGGCGAAACCAGTAAACAAGCAGCAATTACCGCCAGAGAAATGGCCGTTGCAGCAGGTCGAAAAGTCGCTTTGACCCTTTCCGACCAAAACATGGCTAAGTTCTTCAAACAGGGACTGCTAGACATGCTCGGCCCTGGTGTAGACTTATTATTTGCCAATGACAGCGAGGCATTTGAGATGGCTGGCACTCAAGATTTAGCAACCGCGATCGAGTATTTAAAAACCATTTCCAAGACTTTTGCCCTCACTCTCGGTGCCAAAGGTTCGGTGATTTTCGACGGTCAAACATTACTTGAAATTGCCCCTTTTCCTGTTAAAGCGATCGATACCGTCGGTGCTGGCGATATGTACGCTGGTGGGGTATTGTATGGCATTACCAATGGCATGGATTGGGTCGCGGCTGGACGGCTGGGTTCGCGAGCTTCGGCGCAGTTAGTGACAATTCTAGGCGCGCGGATGGAAACAGCAAATCTGCAAGCTTTATTGAAAGAAGTTAAGGGTATTTAG